In a single window of the Alphaproteobacteria bacterium LSUCC0684 genome:
- the cobI gene encoding precorrin-2 C(20)-methyltransferase codes for MTAGVLYGIGTGPGDPELVTRKAWRITSEADVIAYPAPEGGDSFARSIMAGAIRPDAEEIVMPVPMVAGRAPAQAIYDEGAGRIADHLDAGRDVVVLCEGDPLFYGSFMYVLARLRDRFTTRIIPGVTSMTAAAAAHHHALVARNDILTVLPGTLDDEMLERRLAGCDAAVIMKIGRHLPRLKIVLERLGLAERALYVSHASLPHEKALRLADAPDEAPYFSIIIIYKGDDPWI; via the coding sequence ATGACGGCAGGGGTGCTCTATGGCATCGGGACCGGCCCGGGAGATCCGGAACTGGTCACCCGAAAAGCCTGGCGGATCACCTCGGAGGCAGACGTGATCGCCTATCCGGCGCCGGAAGGCGGCGACAGTTTTGCCAGATCAATCATGGCCGGGGCAATCCGCCCTGATGCCGAGGAGATTGTCATGCCTGTCCCCATGGTGGCAGGACGTGCGCCCGCGCAGGCCATCTATGACGAGGGGGCCGGGCGGATCGCAGACCATCTTGACGCCGGCCGTGATGTGGTGGTGCTGTGCGAGGGCGACCCGCTTTTCTATGGCTCGTTCATGTATGTTCTGGCGCGGCTTCGTGACCGCTTCACCACCCGCATCATCCCGGGCGTCACCTCCATGACCGCGGCGGCGGCGGCCCATCATCACGCGCTGGTGGCGCGCAACGATATTCTGACGGTACTGCCCGGCACGCTGGATGACGAGATGCTCGAGCGACGTCTTGCCGGGTGTGATGCCGCGGTGATCATGAAAATCGGCCGCCATCTGCCCCGGCTCAAGATCGTGCTGGAGCGGCTTGGCCTTGCCGAAAGGGCGCTTTATGTCAGCCATGCCTCGCTTCCCCATGAGAAGGCATTGCGGCTGGCCGATGCCCCGGATGAAGCGCCCTATTTTTCCATCATCATCATCTACAAGGGGGATGATCCATGGATCTGA